One stretch of Miscanthus floridulus cultivar M001 chromosome 18, ASM1932011v1, whole genome shotgun sequence DNA includes these proteins:
- the LOC136522936 gene encoding uncharacterized protein At3g28850-like yields MGCKGSKHALHGGCSGLPAARPPEPHQQRRSSGRLQAPPPRHSVALLSSTLGTLSLDRAAAAVAAAGALSFDAAAGGGDEGMMKAGNDVDGGAGTKLLGPSRSFGRCWCPTTPPPVAVPPRQKRVSAAAAAVRVVVAPPRTPNKAPVRDPEEINVWELMKGLDDDDEDEETDDDGCVVHAGVERKKARSAPGSPPELLDAFRKALNDLTTTPDSPPLPADFVKRDDGGSNDVEKRAEIQTFPGIVRARVDVFQEKINAKTKLAKKTSPPPPPDSAGRVVVYLTSLRGIRQTYEDCWSTSAILRSYGVRVDERDLSMHAGFKDELRAALGDGDGGRRLPQVFADGRHLGGAEEVRRLHEAGELASALGACDAAPPCATKGGAGAQDACCAGCGGVRFVPCGGCSGSCKVFVEDEDGGSGGGGAFRRCPECNENGLVKCAVC; encoded by the coding sequence ATGGGCTGCAAGGGGTCGAAGCACGCGCTGCATGGGGGCTGCAGTGGGCTGCCGGCTGCGCGACCGCCGGAGCCGCATCAGCAGAGGCGCTCATCGGGCCGCCTGCAGGCGCCGCCACCGCGGCACTCCGTCGCGCTGCTGTCGTCCACGCTCGGGACGCTCAGCCTCGACCGCGCCGCGGCGGCCGTCGCGGCAGCGGGCGCCCTTTCTTTCGACGCCGCCGCAGGAGGAGGTGACGAGGGGATGATGAAAGCCGGCAACGACGTCGATGGCGGCGCAGGGACGAAGCTTCTGGGGCCGTCGCGGTCTTTCGGCAGGTGTTGGTGCCCGACGACGCCACCGCCCGTGGCGGTGCCGCCGCGGCAGAAGAGggtgtcggcggcggcggcggcggtgagggTCGTTGTCGCGCCGCCACGGACGCCGAACAAGGCGCCGGTGCGCGACCCCGAGGAGATCAACGTGTGGGAGCTCATGAaggggctcgacgacgacgacgaggatgaAGAGACGGACGACGACGGCTGCGTCGTCCACGCCGGCGTTGAGCGGAAGAAGGCGCGGTCGGCGCCCGGGTCCCCCCCGGAACTCCTGGACGCGTTCCGGAAGGCGCTCAACGACCTGACGACAACACCTGACTCGCCGCCTCTTCCTGCTGATTTCGTCAAACGCGACGACGGAGGCAGCAATGACGTCGAGAAGCGCGCCGAAATTCAGACGTTCCCGGGCATCGTGCGGGCGCGGGTCGACGTGTTCCAGGAAAAGATCAACGCCAAGACGAAGCTAGCCAAGAagacatcgccgccgccgccgccggacagCGCGGGCCGAGTCGTCGTGTACCTCACGAGCCTCCGCGGGATCCGGCAGACGTACGAGGATTGCTGGTCCACGAGCGCGATCCTGCGCAGCTACGGCGTGCGCGTCGACGAGCGCGACCTGTCCATGCACGCGGGGTTCAAAGACGAGCTCCGCGCCGCgctcggcgacggcgacggaGGCCGCCGCCTGCCGCAGGTGTTCGCGGACGGCCGGCACCTGGGCGGCGCCGAGGAGGTCCGCCGCCTGCACGAGGCCGGGGAGCTGGCGTCGGCCCTCGGTGCCTGCGACgcggcgccgccgtgcgccaccaAGGGAGGCGCCGGCGCGCAGGACGCCTGCTGTGCTGGCTGTGGCGGGGTGCGGTTCGTGCCGTGCGGCGGGTGCTCTGGCAGCTGCAAGGTGTTCGTGGAGGACGAGGATGGCGGCTCCGGTGGCGGAGGAGCGTTCAGGCGGTGCCCGGAGTGCAACGAGAACGGGCTAGTGAAATGCGCAGTTTGCTAG